Proteins encoded by one window of Perca fluviatilis chromosome 13, GENO_Pfluv_1.0, whole genome shotgun sequence:
- the LOC120571833 gene encoding IgGFc-binding protein-like, which produces MTDFGLRVTYDLVYHVTVTVPGNYNSRTCGLCGNFNDDKADEFQLPDGNLTKDFQTFGAAWKVPVPGAVCDDGCSGDQCPKCDDSKKAAIEEKCAVITNPKGPFAACHDVIDPASYFRDCVYDVCMAKNDQSIICNSIAAYMLDCQDFGAKIENWRSSSFCPFTCSASSHYETCLLPCTSPCPGLVETLTCTTTCVEGCACDKGYYYNGTGCVPFDQCSCYYNGQTYKVGESIITDDCHRIHTCQASGVVLSKNITCDPNESCLVKNGVMGCHIQHCFLDANGTLTEFNGDSGTITVPGAYELIQSCNFSQISDWFRVVVKLEMCTPGVNTIKAVYVFFNEMMITVDNKHNVWTNGRALTQTTFSQNNVKVVVSDNTVRINSTSSLQVSFSSTNELAISVSDKVADMVCGACGKTRPTDKTIPDLRERPLVSLHGPSTAFASLNIGQWTAPDFPQWLYPTHQVGKSCAENEAMYSCIISCEKPMVSLKGRNLSHAPHNLSAMLSLTVTMSSWVLL; this is translated from the exons ATGACTGACTTTGGCCTAAGAGTCACATATGATCTGGTCTACCATGTCACTGTCACTGTCCCTGGAAACTACAATAGCAGAACCTGTGGTCTGTGTGGCAATTTTAACGATGACAAAGCAGATGAGTTCCAGCTGCCGGATGGAAACCTGACCAAGGACTTCCAGACCTTTGGAGCAGCATGGAAAGTGCCCGTGCCTGGAGCTGTTTGTGATGATGGCTGCAGTGGCGACCAGTGCCCCAAATGTGACGATTCTAAAAAAGCTGCAATAGAGGAAAAATGTGCAGTCATCACCAATCCCAAAGGTCCATTTGCTGCTTGCCATGATGTAATTGATCCTGCTTCCTACTTCAGAGATTGTGTCTATGATGTTTGCATGGCCAAAAATGATCAAAGCATAATATGTAACAGTATTGCTGCATATATGTTAGACTGCCAAGACTTTGGCGCAAAGATTGAGAACTGGAGAAGTTCTTCTTTCTGCC CTTTTACATGCAGTGCTAGCAGCCATTATGAAACCTGTCTACTGCCTTGTACCTCTCCATGTCCTGGTCTCGTTGAAACCCTCACATGCACTACGACTTGTGTTGAGGGCTGTGCCTGTGATAAAGGCTACTACTACAATGGAACTGGCTGTGTGCCCTTTGACCAGTGCAGCTGCTATTACAATGGCCAAACTTACAAG GTCGGAGAGTCGATTATAACTGATGATTGTCACAGGATTCACACCTGCCAGGCCTCTGGAGTGGTTCTGTCTAAAAACATTACATGCGACCCCAACGAGAGCTGCCTGGTCAAAAATGGTGTGATGGGCTGCCACATTCAGCATTGCTTTTTGGACGCAAATGGCACCCTCACTGAATTTAATGGCGATAGTGGTACCATAACAGTGCCAGGAGCCTATGAGCTTATCCAGAGCTGCAACTTCTCTCAGATATCAGACTGGTTTAGGGTGGTGGTGAAGTTGGAGATGTGCACACCTGGTGTCAACACTATCAAAGCTGTGTATGTGTTCTTTAATGAAATGATGATCACAGTCGACAACAAACATAATGTCTGG ACAAATGGTAGAGCGTTGACTCAAACCACTTTCTCCCAGAACAATGTAAAAGTGGTGGTTTCTGACAATACAGTGAGAATTAACAGCACGTCCAGCCTTCAGGTGTCCTTTTCTTCAACTAATGAACTTGCCATTAGTGTCAGTGACAAAGTAGCTGACATGGTATGTGGGGCATGTGGGAAGACCAGGCCTACTGACAAGACAATACCAGATCTGAGAGAGAGACCTCTGGTCTCTCTTCACGGGCCCAGTACTGCCTTTGCGTCACTGAACATTGGGCAGTGGACAGCTCCTGATTTCCCCCAATG GCTGTATCCCACTCACCAGGTAGGGAAGTCCTGCGCAGAAAATGAGGCCATGTACTCCTGCATCATTTCCTGCGAGAAGCCCATGGTGTCTCTGAAGGGCAGGAATTTGTCACATGCTCCGCACAACTTGTCTGCCATGCTGTCACTCACAGTTACAATGAGCTCCTGGGTGTTGCTGTAA